From Pseudobythopirellula maris:
GCCGAGGCGACGTACGCCTCGTGCTCTTCGTCGGCCCGCAGCCACACGACCTCGTCGAGCAGCTTGCCCTTCTGGACCTTGCGGTAGGGCGTCACGAGGAAACCGTAATCGTCCACCGCCGCGTACATCGCGAGGCTCGAGATCAGGCCGATGTTCGTGCCTTCCGGCGTCTCGATCGGGCAGATGCGGCCGTAGTGCGAGATGTGAACGTCACGCACCTCGAAGCCGGCCCGCTTGCGGTTGAGGCCGCCCGGGCCGAGGGCCGAGAGCCGACGCTCGTGCGTGAGCATCGACAGCGGGTTCGTCTGGTCGACGACCTGCGAGAGCTCGCCGCGACCGAAGAAGTACTCGATCGCCGCCGAGATGCTCTTCGGGTTGATCAGGCTGCGCGGGGTCATGTCTTCCGCGTCTTTGAGGTTCATCCGCTCTTGCACGGTGCGGCGGAGCTTGAGGAAGCCCTTGCGGAGCTCGTCGTTGGCGAGCTCGTCGATCGTGCGCAGGCGCCGGTTGCCGAGGTGGTCGATGTCGTCCACGTAGGCTTCGCCCGTGCCCGAGGCGAGCTCGAGGATGTACTTCGCCGCCGCGATCAGGTCCTCCGACCGCAGGATCATCTCCTCCTCGGGCACGTCGAGGTTGAGCTTGCGGTTGATGCGGAACCGACCCACGCGGCCGAGCCGGTAGCGGTTCGCGTCGAAGAACTTCTCGTTGAACAGCGTGCGGGCCTTCTCCAGCTGCGGCGGGTTGCCCGGACGCAGCCGCTGGTAGATCCGCAGCAGGGCCTCTTCGTGGCTGCTGGTGACGTCGTCGGCCATCGCGTTGAGCAGGTGAGCGCTCGGCGGCGGGTCCATCACCTCGATCACCTTCACGCCCGACGAGCAGATCACCTCGGCCGTATTCTTCGTGATCCGCTGGGAGCACTCGACGATGATCTCGCCCGCGCGGTCGCTGCCGACCGGGAACACGATGTCGTCGACCGCCACCTTGCCCTCGATCTTCGCGACGCTGCGGCCGTCGACGATCTTCTGCTTGGTCACGTCGTAGAAGGCGCGGAGGATGTTCGCATCGAGCCCGAACTCGGGGCCCATCGCCCGCAGCAGCGTGACGATCGAGAACTTGCCGCTCTGGTCGATGCGGACCGTGATGCTGTCCTTCTTCGTCGTGTTGATCTCGATCCAGCTGCCCCGCTCGGGGATCACCCGGCAGCTGAAGACCTTGCGGTCGCCGGCCTCGATCTCGGAGACGAAGTCGATGCCCGGCGAGCGGTGCAACTGGCTCACCACCACGCGCTCGGCGCCGTTGATGATGAACTCGCCGCCGCCCATCATGATCGGCAGGTCGCCCAGGTAGACCTCTTCCTCGATCGGCTCCTCGCGGTCGAGCCGCAGCCAGATCCGCAGCGGGCGGCCGTACGTCAGGCGCAGCTGGCGGCACTCGTCCGGCTCGTAGCGCGGCTTGCCGAGCTCGTAGCGGACGTAGCTGAGCGAGATCGACTTGTCGTAGCTCTCGATCGGGAAGATCTCACGCAAGACCGACTCGAGGCCCTGCTCCGGATCCCGTTTGCCCGAGGGGCCCGGGTCGCTTTGCAGGAACCGCGCGTAGCTGACGGTCTGGATCGACGTCAGATCGGGGATCTCGTGATGGACACGCTCGCTCCCGTAGAGACGGACATCGGGAACGTGCAAGCGGCGTTGAGCGGTGACGGCCATGGTTCTGCCTACTCCGTTTTAAATACGGGCGCGTTTTTACGGGCGCGGGAACGCGTCGGGCACGCGCCCAGCTTGGGCGCGCACAGGGGCGGCGCGGCGCGAGTTCCCAGCGGGGAACGCGACCGGGCCCGCCGCCGGAGCGCTCGGGGCGCACCGGGGGCGGGCCGGCGTGCGCCGGCGATGAAGGGCGTATGGAAAGCTCTGAGGCAATCTCATCCAGCGATCCGGGAAGAAGCGTGGGCGCTCGCCGTCGCGCTCGCCAGGCCGTGCGGGCGGCCTGGCGGTGCGAGCGGCTCGACAACGTACGATCGCTACTTGATCGAGACGCTGGCGCCGGCTCCTTCGAGATCGGCCTTGACCTTCTCGGCCTCTTCCTTCGAGACGCCTTCCTTGACCTTGGTCGGAGCGCCCTCGACGGCCTCCTTGGCTTCCTTCAGGCCGAGGCCCGTGGCGGTGCGGACGACCTTGATCACGGCGATCTTGTTGTCGCCGAAGCCATCGAGCACCACGTCGAATTCGGTCTGCTCTTCGGCAGCGGCGGCGCCACCACCGTCAGCCGGACCGGCCATCACGACCGCGCCGCCACCGGCGGCGGGCTCGATGCCGTGGACTTCCTTCAGGTAGTCGCTCAGCTCCTTGGCCTCTTTGAGCGTGAGACCAACAATCTTGTCGCCCATCTCCTTCGTCACGTCGGAGAATTCCATTACGGCTTCGTCGCTCATCTTTGTCACCCTTTCTAACGATGGGGCCGCTCTAGTTCGGCCGGCGAGCCCCGTGCTTGCTTTGGTTACCGCCGGACCGCACCGGCGGGAAATCTCTCGTAGCGGGTCGGGCAAACGCTGCT
This genomic window contains:
- the rplL gene encoding 50S ribosomal protein L7/L12 codes for the protein MSDEAVMEFSDVTKEMGDKIVGLTLKEAKELSDYLKEVHGIEPAAGGGAVVMAGPADGGGAAAAEEQTEFDVVLDGFGDNKIAVIKVVRTATGLGLKEAKEAVEGAPTKVKEGVSKEEAEKVKADLEGAGASVSIK